In Chitinophaga nivalis, a single genomic region encodes these proteins:
- a CDS encoding DUF2062 domain-containing protein codes for MTNHTIYNGLFESHRAAVLIPTYNNAATLGAVLADALSYTSHVIVVNDGATDDTAAVLEQYPAIQLVSYSPNRGKGIALRRGFSYAAAQGYQYVITMDADGQHFASDLPVMLDKIKENPDALVIGARNLQQENMPGKNTFANKFSNFWFYVETGLKAPDTQSGYRLYPLHRMRNMHFWCTKYEFEIEVLVRSAWKGIKIDWAPVKVYYPPAEERVSHFRPFRDFSRISVLNTVLVLITFLYIKPRDLIRFLLKKESWKKMWREEVLRADESNGRKAASIGFGIFMAIVPIWGFQLLVAILVSIRLKLNKALVLLAAHVSTPPLTPFVIFASFLTGRIWLGQTAKDLVFTEGITFDTIRDNTLQYIYGSITLAIGAGLLAAAVSWVLLSVFRKQKK; via the coding sequence GTGACGAACCATACTATATATAACGGACTTTTTGAAAGTCACCGCGCAGCGGTACTGATTCCCACCTACAACAATGCCGCTACACTGGGGGCTGTACTGGCAGATGCGTTGTCATATACCAGTCATGTGATTGTGGTGAATGATGGTGCTACCGATGATACAGCCGCCGTGCTGGAACAATATCCTGCTATACAGCTGGTTTCGTATAGTCCTAACCGTGGCAAGGGGATTGCACTCCGCCGTGGATTTTCCTATGCGGCTGCCCAGGGTTACCAATACGTGATTACCATGGATGCAGACGGACAGCATTTTGCCTCCGATCTGCCGGTGATGCTGGATAAAATCAAGGAAAACCCGGATGCACTGGTCATTGGTGCGCGCAACCTGCAACAGGAAAATATGCCAGGTAAAAATACCTTTGCCAATAAGTTTTCCAATTTCTGGTTTTATGTGGAAACGGGGCTGAAAGCGCCGGATACACAATCGGGATACCGGTTGTATCCACTGCACCGGATGCGGAACATGCATTTCTGGTGTACCAAGTATGAATTTGAAATAGAAGTATTGGTGCGCAGTGCCTGGAAGGGTATAAAAATAGACTGGGCGCCGGTAAAAGTATATTATCCGCCGGCAGAAGAACGGGTATCCCATTTCCGTCCTTTCCGCGATTTTTCGCGTATCAGCGTACTGAATACAGTACTGGTACTCATCACTTTTTTATATATCAAACCCCGCGACCTGATCCGGTTTCTGTTGAAAAAAGAAAGCTGGAAAAAGATGTGGCGGGAAGAGGTATTAAGGGCAGATGAATCCAATGGCCGGAAAGCCGCTTCCATCGGCTTCGGCATATTCATGGCCATTGTACCCATTTGGGGTTTTCAGCTGCTGGTAGCCATTCTGGTGTCCATCCGGCTGAAACTGAATAAGGCACTGGTGTTGCTGGCGGCGCATGTAAGCACCCCGCCGCTGACACCCTTCGTTATTTTTGCCAGCTTCTTAACCGGCCGTATCTGGCTGGGACAAACCGCTAAAGACCTGGTTTTCACGGAAGGCATCACTTTTGATACCATCCGCGATAACACCTTACAATATATTTATGGCAGTATCACCCTGGCTATTGGGGCCGGCCTGCTGGCCGCCGCTGTGAGCTGGGTATTGCTGTCAGTTTTCAGAAAACAAAAGAAATAA